From Micromonospora sp. NBC_01699, a single genomic window includes:
- the hemA gene encoding 5-aminolevulinate synthase — MPHYFDALRRLRDDLETAGNRREFLEVGRLAGKFPAALHNRAGVPAEISVWCSNDYLGMGQHPDVLAAMRDTLGEAGAGAGGSRNIAGTNGLHVRLERELAELHGKADALLFSSGYAANEGSLSVLAGRIEDCVVFSDEKNHASIIDGLRHSGAEKRIFRHNDAAHLEELIAATDPDRPKMIVTESVYSMDGDIAPLARIAAIAKRHGAMTFLDEVHAVGMYGPQGAGIAADLGIADEFTVVMGTLAKGFGTTGGYIAGPTDLIDVVRGLARSFIFTTALPPALTAGALAAVRHLRGSDEERTQLRANATLMHRLLHARRIPFLSDQSHIISVLVGDDATSQQISELLLTRHGIYVQAINAPSVPKGREILRVAPGAVHSTDGVRAFVEALDSIWRELDQRRSPVSLATVPAMS; from the coding sequence ATGCCGCATTACTTCGACGCCCTGCGACGGTTGCGTGACGACCTGGAGACCGCCGGGAACAGACGCGAGTTCCTTGAGGTCGGGCGGTTGGCGGGAAAGTTCCCGGCCGCCCTGCACAACCGTGCCGGCGTGCCGGCCGAGATCAGCGTGTGGTGCAGCAACGACTACCTGGGCATGGGGCAGCACCCCGACGTCCTGGCCGCTATGCGGGACACCCTGGGCGAGGCCGGTGCGGGCGCCGGCGGCTCGCGCAACATCGCCGGAACGAACGGCCTGCACGTCCGGCTGGAGCGGGAACTCGCCGAGTTGCACGGCAAGGCCGACGCCCTGCTGTTCAGCTCGGGCTACGCGGCCAACGAGGGCTCGCTGTCCGTACTGGCCGGACGGATCGAGGACTGTGTCGTCTTCTCGGACGAGAAGAACCACGCGTCGATCATCGACGGGCTGCGGCACAGCGGTGCCGAGAAGCGGATCTTCCGACACAACGACGCGGCGCACCTCGAAGAGTTGATCGCGGCCACCGATCCGGACCGGCCGAAGATGATCGTCACGGAGTCGGTGTACTCGATGGACGGTGACATCGCGCCGCTGGCCCGGATAGCCGCCATCGCGAAGCGCCACGGCGCCATGACCTTCCTCGATGAGGTCCACGCGGTCGGCATGTACGGGCCACAGGGCGCCGGTATCGCGGCGGACCTGGGCATCGCCGACGAGTTCACGGTCGTCATGGGCACCCTGGCCAAGGGATTCGGCACCACCGGCGGCTACATCGCCGGACCGACCGATCTCATCGACGTGGTCCGCGGGCTCGCCCGCTCGTTCATCTTCACCACCGCCCTGCCGCCCGCGCTGACCGCCGGCGCGCTGGCCGCGGTCCGGCACCTGCGCGGCTCGGACGAGGAACGCACCCAACTGCGCGCGAACGCGACCCTGATGCACCGGCTGCTCCACGCGCGCCGGATCCCGTTCCTCTCCGACCAGTCGCACATCATCTCGGTCCTGGTCGGTGACGACGCCACCAGCCAGCAGATCTCCGAACTCCTGCTGACCCGGCACGGCATCTACGTCCAGGCCATCAACGCGCCCAGCGTGCCGAAGGGCCGGGAGATCCTGCGGGTCGCGCCCGGTGCGGTGCACTCCACCGACGGCGTACGCGCCTTCGTCGAGGCGCTCGACTCGATCTGGCGGGAACTCGACCAGCGGCGCTCCCCCGTGTCCCTGGCCACGGTCCCGGCGATGTCCTGA